One window of Colias croceus chromosome 6, ilColCroc2.1 genomic DNA carries:
- the LOC123692540 gene encoding uncharacterized protein LOC123692540: MDSEILYVNDHPCPHRIVRIPGDGSCLFHSLSFSMYGNTESSYEIRLAIVEYVVAHWDEFKVYTCDEHGDPYIDADLYSTAMVKTTTYGSVSELMAAAALYPYAFEVYENGLLRGSFGGDYGIINL, from the coding sequence ATGGATTCGGAAATACTGTATGTGAATGACCATCCATGCCCACACCGGATTGTCCGTATACCTGGTGATGGTTCGTGTCTATTTCATTCTTTGTCATTCTCTATGTATGGGAATACTGAGTCGTCGTATGAGATTAGACTTGCTATAGTGGAGTATGTGGTAGCGCATTGGGACGAGTTCAAAGTGTATACGTGTGACGAGCACGGAGACCCCTACATTGACGCCGACCTGTACTCGACGGCAATGGTAAAAACAACTACCTATGGCTCCGTGTCTGAACTTATGGCTGCCGCAGCTTTGTATCCGTACGCTTTCGAGGTTTACGAAAACGGCCTTTTGAGAGGATCATTCGGTGGTGATTATGGAA